The DNA window AGAGTAAAAATTCTCACATCCAATAGGAAGGGGTGAATAATATAGGTTATGGTATATGCATAGGACAAAACATTTGCAGtcataaaatttgcattttagaaagacatTTAATGGCAAAATTATATAGGTTGTTAAATTTAAAAGGCAggacttaaaaaagaatgaaataatgccatttgcagctacatgatgaacctagagagtatcatactaagtgaagtaagtcagaaagagaaagacaaataccatatgatatcacttatatgtggaatctaaaatatgacacaaatgaacttacctacaaaacagaaacagactcacagagaacggACTTGTGATTGCCACGGGGGAGGGGGCgtaggagagggatggattgggagtttgggatcagcagatgtaaactatcatgtatagaatggataaacaaggtctactgtatagcacagggaactatattcaatatactgtgataaatcataatggaaaagcatatgaaaaaatatatatttattactgaatcactttgctgtatagcagaaattaacacaacattgtaagtcaactatacttccgtaaaataaaattttgtaaaaatttaaaaggtagGAAACAGTATGTATGATATAAAAACATActatagctaaaaaaaaaaaccaaaaaaaaaatccaaacacaaacaaacaaaaaagtattcCTAGAAAGACTGGAAGGAATCAGGGATGATTATTTTGTATgtctcttcctcccccttccccacttcCATCCCagttttctacaatgaacatgtattaaGTAAACATGTTCCTAGTGATTCTCTAACAGAACTGAATTTATGAAGGTATCATCCCTATGCTGCTTTACCTCCAGGTTCTTTGACATTTGCAAATCTTTCTGAGAATATCATAGTCACATCTAAAGCAGTCCCTATAATTAAGTATATTTTGGCATtgagagcagggaagggaagagggaatggAAAGTATTAACCTTTAAAATGGTTGtttcaaatactgtatgctaacacacatacatggaatcttaaaaaacggtacagatgaacctagtggcagggcaggaataaagatgcagacgtagagaacagacttgaggacaaagCGGGGGAAGgggaaactgggatgaagtgagagattaGCACTGACCTaggtacactaccaaatgtaaaatggatggctagtgggaagctgctgcatagcacagggagatcagctcgacactgtgacgacctagaggggtgggatagggaaggtgggagggagacgcaagagggagggggtaaggggatatatgtatacatatagctgattcactttgtggtacagcagaaacttatacattgtaaaacaattatactccaataaagattaaaaaataataaataaataaataaataaataaataaaatgtttcttgtaACTGAAAAAACATCATGTAGTGAGACAAATAAGTTGAAATAAAAGCCATGTAAGCTTTATTGCCTCAAATATGTGGAGGCTAATTATGCCTTTTTTGATCAGACTTCTAAACTATGAACACTTAGAGGATGTACAGGGGCTGTGTCTTCTATTAACACATTGAATTAAACAATGGAATACCTACTACAGTCCAGGTATTGTGCTGGGGATATTGTGGTGAACAGTGGATATgttccctgccctcatgaagcatatagaatagaaggaaaagaaaagtgatAAAGTAAGTAGTTACAAAAAACTCAATGAGTAGAATGATTGGGGAAGTACAAAGGAGAGAGGTCTGGTCTAGTGAACCCCTCAGGACATAATGTGTAATATTAAAAAACTCTTAGTACCTTGACATAGAGGGTGCTTGTACATACTTGTTTAATTGATAAACAAAAAAGATCCTGTAAGTTGATTCTTGGGCTGACTCAGAGGTTCATATACAGTCTTTGGTTAAGAGTACAGTACACGAAGAGATCCAAACTGAACTGCATTTCTAGGTTCATGTGTGAACAAATCTACACCCCTCAATGAACCAGGGATTCTATAGACTAAAGATAACCTGGGGCCAAACTGAACTTTCCAGGTAGCTCTTGAAATACTGAGCTTAAGCTGACTATACATCTCCAGAACTGGAGTAGATTCAGATCTGCTGGGGAGGAAAAGTAGAGGAGAATGTGATTTATccaacacttaattttttttccactttagcAGGAAGTCATTATGCGACTAACACATTTTCATCAGATTTCCTCTGATTTACTGTGAAGTATATGTGAGAATGATGTGCACTGCCAAGAAATGTGGAATTAGGTTCCAGCCTCCGGCTGTTATCTTAATCTATGAGAATGAAATGCAGGGGAAAAGTCGCCAGCGCATCATGCCTGTCCGAAACTTTTCAAAGTATTCAGGTATCTTATGTTTTATCTTGCCTCCTATCTTAAATATTCGCTGAGTCAGTTTATAAGAACGATTTGAGTCTCATGTAATGGAATGACATGGCCTTCAGAGTTAGACTGACCGAGGTTCAAGTCGTGACTGTCAGGGTAGGTGTGAAATCTTGGCTAAATTACTTAATCTTGGTGAGtatcagtttcctaatctgtaaaaggAAATTGATAATCCCACCCTTTGAGATCTGCAGTGTGGGTTAAATGAGATAGCATTATTCAGTAATATTaattcccttctctccctccaagtgtgttttttatttgtaatCTTGATATTTTCTTGGTACCAGTACTAATATCTAAAGCTGTAATACTACTTTTTCTCCTCAGATGTTTTCTCCAGTTGAAAGTATTTAACATCTCCTCAAAGTGATTTTaagttacagaaataaaaaatatatccctccttcccccatcACACTCAAAGCTGTATATAAAGAAATAGTTCTGTAAAATAGTTCATTCCCAAAAGCCAGTTAGCTACTGACTATAATGACAGGTAATGGTTTCAGTAACTTGTGGTACCTGAATAGTCTGTGGTGTTGTGTGTGGTATAATAGTTTTGTTTCTCCCTCCTAGATTGCAGCAGAGCTGCTGAACAATTAAAGAATAATCCACGACACAAGGGTTACCTGGAACAGGTATCCCTGAAGCAACTAGAGAAGTTATTCAGTTTTTTACGAGGTTACTTGTGGGGGCAGAGTTTGgcagaaacaatggaaaaaattCAGCGGGAAACCACCATTGATCCTGAGGAAGACCTGAACAAACTAGATGACAAGGAACTTGCCAAAAGGAAGAGCATCATGGATGAACTTTTTGAGAAAAATCAGAAGAAGAAGGATGATCCAAATTTTGTTTATGACATTGAAGTGGAGTTCCCACAGGATGAACAACTACAGTCCTGTGGCTGGGACACAGAGTCAGCTGACGAGTCCTGAtaaccaaaaactaaaaaaaaaattatcaggtaGTAGAAAATCCATGTTTATACAAGACCATAGATTGGTTGTAGAAAAATCTGTAAAGAACACTATGCATATTGGGTCACATTTGGATTGACCATGTTACTTTTCAAAACCAAGATATGTAGAGCATCTACTATGTAGGTGCATATGGAATATAGGGAAAACAGAATATAGGAATCTGCCtttaaggagcttacagtctaattGGAAGATAAGTCAAAAGCTTATGAAAAGCTAGTTTAATGGTATTAGGCAGCATTAGATCTAAATGCTTGATAAAGGCTAGAGAGGATCAGAACCTAGATTACGGTAGGGTAGAATAGTCAGGGAGGACTTTGTCCATCGGTGGCAAGATGGTACTTTGCCTGGCCCTTGAAATGGTAGTATTTGGATAGAAGCTTATATAGGATTCCAGATtaaactgggaggaaaaaaagggggaTGTTGCAGGGGATTGGTAAAGAGATAGGAATTAGAATGTTTTATTTGAGGAACAGTAAGCAAATTATAGTTTGATAAGATCAGAGGGCGTATATGGTTGCCAACAATGCATATATGCATCGTTTTTATATCTATGTAACTCTGGAGTAGAAGAGTACCCCTGCAGAGTGCCCTGCGGCTTCAAGTGGATGTAATCTGATGGATAGCAGGGGAACTCTGCCCCATCCCCCTGCCCCAGTATCAGGAAATATGTACTAAAGACATTCTGAAACCCTGAACCTCTTCCCATAAGTAAGAGGtttgtttgtaaaatgggaaatctACCCATAATAAATGAACATATGTACAGCCAGTTTAGGCCTGTTCATGAGTTTGTATCTCCAAAGAGAAGATCGTTGTTGAACAAGGTTATATATGTACAGATATATCTTTCTTCATATTAGAATATTTAATTGGTAGAAATCCTGTTTTCTGCAAGGAAATTAATACCCATTAAATAAAGCTATAAAAGTTACTCATTCTTTCCACCTGTCCATCCCTACTCTCTTTACCATTAAAAGCCTCATTAAagaggtcattctttttttttttttttaatttatttatttatttggctgtgttgggtcttcatttctgtgcaagggctttctctagttgcggcaagcgcgtgccactcttcattgtggtgtgcgggcctctcactgttgcggcctctcttcttgcggagcgcaggctcagtagctgtggctcatgagcccagctgctccgcagcatgtgggatcttcccagaccagggctcgaacctgtgtcctctgcattggcaggcagattctaaaccactgcgccaccagggaagcccgaggtcaTTCTTATAGTGATATCACCAAGGACTTAAGATGGCCATGTCTCAAATGTATATTTGTCAAAGGTAGCAAAACAATTTTCAGAACTGGAGATCCTTCCATAACTACATACTATTTCACTGTATAGATGtagatgatatattttaaaaattgaccttAGGCTGTTTTCCCCTTTCACTATTACAAGCAATATCACAGTAAATAACCTTGTACATTCCCTATTTTGCTGAACTAAAAATGACGCCTGGAGGGGAATTACTGGGTATGTGCATCCtgaattttaatagatattgctAGATTGTCCTCCAAagagtttcattcattcattcattcagtaatgtACTTAATAAGTGCCTACAACATGCTGAGCCTGTACTGTTCTAGAGTCTGGGGATGCAGCAGTGTGCACAACAAAGTCCTTGCCTTTACAAGGTTTACGGTCTGCTTGGAGGGGAGAGACGATAAATATACATAGAATGATGTCACATGATAAGTGCTCAGAGTTCAAAACAGGTAAAAAGAgaatgatgggggcttccctggtggcgcagtggttgagagtccgcctgcctatgcaggggacatgggttcgtgccccggtccgggaaaatcccacatgccgcggagcggctaggcctgtgagccatagccgctgagcgtgcgcttccggagcctgtgctccgcaatgggagaggccacaacagtgagaggcccgcgtaccgcaaaaaaaaccaaaaaaaccaaaagaatgaTGGTATGGGCGCCACTATTTTTGATAGGGCCTTCAGAGAAGGCCAcactgaagaggtgacatttgagcaaaggccTGAAGGAGGTAAGGAAAAATTGATGTGCATTCAGGGGTAGCGGAGAATGATAAGTGCA is part of the Mesoplodon densirostris isolate mMesDen1 chromosome 5, mMesDen1 primary haplotype, whole genome shotgun sequence genome and encodes:
- the CEP19 gene encoding centrosomal protein of 19 kDa; protein product: MMCTAKKCGIRFQPPAVILIYENEMQGKSRQRIMPVRNFSKYSDCSRAAEQLKNNPRHKGYLEQVSLKQLEKLFSFLRGYLWGQSLAETMEKIQRETTIDPEEDLNKLDDKELAKRKSIMDELFEKNQKKKDDPNFVYDIEVEFPQDEQLQSCGWDTESADES